The Prochlorococcus marinus str. MIT 1214 sequence GTATTTGCTGTACCTAAATCAATCCCGATATCTCGGGAAAATTTGAAACGGTTAAAAAACACGGATTTCAATCATTTGAGACATCATAAAGAGAGTTGAACTAAGATAAATATATTAGTTAGTAACCATTAAACAGAGGAGTTAATGATGGCAATAAATTCAGTCACTCTTGTTGGCAGAGCAGGCAGAGATCCTGAAGTTAGATATTTTGAATCTGGAACTGTAGTAGCAAATCTAACAATGGCTGTAAATAGAAGGAATCGGAACGACGAGCCAGATTGGTTCAATTTAGAAATTTGGGGCAAACAAGCCCAAGTTGCAGCTGATTATGTAAAAAAAGGCTCTTTGATAGGTATAACTGGTAGCTTCAAAATGGATAGTTGGAAGGATCGTAATACTGGAGAGGATAGGAATAAGCCAGTTGTTAGAGTTGATCGACTTGAATTATTAGGGTCCAAACGAGATTCAGAAAATAGTAATTTTCAAAACAACAATTTCAATCAACAGCCAAGTAATGACGAAATACCATTTTAATAATATCTCTTTTAATTGATA is a genomic window containing:
- a CDS encoding single-stranded DNA-binding protein; this translates as MAINSVTLVGRAGRDPEVRYFESGTVVANLTMAVNRRNRNDEPDWFNLEIWGKQAQVAADYVKKGSLIGITGSFKMDSWKDRNTGEDRNKPVVRVDRLELLGSKRDSENSNFQNNNFNQQPSNDEIPF